A window of the Thermogemmatispora onikobensis genome harbors these coding sequences:
- a CDS encoding TerC family protein has product MPQTWLQFLSTVGGIILVDLALSGDNALVIGAATVGIPRQRRWAALSLGGGLAIFLRLTFAALATWLLQIPYLQAIGGLVVLSIAVRLFFSRAEEKEERQATNLARSAPVSETSRVTQPLNEGPASVLGKAPHLRRLLERHLSPENTSFVLAMLTIVVADVTMSLDNVIAIGAIAQGQLPVLIIGLLTSILLLLLGSALIAEVLSRLPGLTLVASFILAWVAANLVINDPAIGFLQDHELAVYGGTFLFVGVMALIAYLQQRHQRYLHSSSPPSSR; this is encoded by the coding sequence ATGCCGCAGACCTGGCTGCAGTTTCTCAGCACTGTCGGCGGTATTATTCTCGTTGATCTTGCTTTGAGTGGCGATAATGCTCTGGTCATTGGTGCGGCCACTGTGGGCATCCCACGACAACGGCGCTGGGCAGCCCTGTCTCTCGGGGGCGGTCTGGCTATTTTCCTCCGTCTTACCTTCGCCGCTCTGGCTACCTGGCTCCTGCAGATCCCTTATCTCCAGGCCATTGGCGGTCTTGTCGTGCTCTCAATCGCCGTCCGTCTCTTTTTCAGTCGGGCGGAGGAAAAGGAGGAGCGTCAGGCTACGAACCTGGCCCGCTCAGCTCCGGTGAGCGAGACTTCGCGCGTCACTCAGCCACTAAATGAGGGACCGGCTAGCGTGCTGGGCAAGGCTCCCCATCTGCGGCGCCTGCTGGAGCGTCACCTCTCGCCAGAAAATACCAGCTTTGTGCTGGCCATGCTCACGATCGTGGTAGCCGACGTGACCATGAGCCTGGATAATGTGATTGCCATTGGCGCTATTGCCCAGGGACAGCTCCCGGTCCTCATTATCGGTCTCCTGACCAGCATTCTGCTCTTGCTTCTGGGCAGTGCGCTGATTGCTGAGGTGCTCAGCCGGCTCCCTGGCCTCACTCTGGTAGCCAGTTTTATCCTGGCCTGGGTGGCGGCCAATTTGGTTATTAACGATCCTGCCATCGGCTTCCTCCAGGACCATGAGCTGGCTGTCTATGGTGGAACATTCCTCTTCGTTGGGGTGATGGCGCTCATTGCCTATCTTCAGCAACGCCATCAGCGTTACCTGCATTCCTCCTCGCCCCCCTCTTCTCGCTAA
- the pknB gene encoding Stk1 family PASTA domain-containing Ser/Thr kinase, with product MQTEVLGERYQLLDPIGRGGMATIYRGRDLRMDRPVAIKVLREVYSTDPKFVTRFQREAKAASALQHPNIVQVYDYGQSDGNYYIVMELVEGTDLRRYLRSRGVLDVERAVIIAHDVALGLGAAHRRGIVHRDVKPQNILVGRDGSIKLTDFGIASVYKDINAERLTTTGMTLGTVQYYAPEQAQGEIVSPAADVYALGIVMYEMLTGRTPFEGDTPVAVAMQHIQDPPIPPSHYNPAIPPALEEIILRCLEKIPEMRYRDGSALARALEALGETELAEPVVDVAAAPTVVTSPYRPSSSGVGHGLVNEAPAAAAAPGYDQRPLPGGALAASPYAPPEAAPAPGPAPYGGFVQSGTTRPFQRDAIAGERSSRLAGIITALILIATVLLLGFSIYLASILGFVPFLHLSTQATPAPPEVPVPSLIGLTYQQALTRATNAGFTLQVHNGLTSGYVVRQSPQPPALAPRGSTILVDLQERPTRVIVPDGLVGNTLAGAERILRSQGIPFTVQSDGTDPTKPANYVDRTSPKSGEELPNGQSVILYVVNLSTGSPTSVPTPSPTPSPTPSPSPSPTPSPSPSPTPSPSPSPTAHPQPSVTVPPSSP from the coding sequence ATGCAAACAGAAGTTCTGGGCGAGCGATACCAGCTATTAGACCCCATCGGTCGGGGGGGCATGGCAACCATCTACCGCGGGCGGGACCTGCGCATGGATCGCCCTGTGGCGATTAAGGTGCTACGCGAGGTCTACAGTACCGACCCGAAGTTTGTCACGCGCTTCCAGCGCGAGGCAAAGGCCGCCTCTGCCTTGCAGCACCCTAATATTGTCCAGGTGTACGACTACGGGCAGAGCGATGGGAACTATTATATCGTGATGGAGCTGGTCGAGGGCACAGACTTACGCCGCTATTTGCGCTCCCGCGGCGTGCTGGATGTGGAGCGCGCGGTGATTATCGCCCACGACGTTGCTCTCGGCCTCGGCGCCGCCCATCGCCGCGGCATCGTTCACCGCGATGTCAAGCCCCAGAATATCCTGGTCGGGCGCGATGGCTCGATTAAGCTGACCGATTTCGGTATCGCCAGCGTCTACAAGGATATCAATGCCGAGCGTCTCACAACAACGGGAATGACACTCGGTACGGTGCAATACTACGCACCAGAACAGGCTCAGGGCGAGATCGTTAGCCCAGCCGCCGATGTCTACGCGCTCGGGATCGTTATGTACGAGATGCTGACCGGGCGCACTCCGTTCGAGGGCGACACCCCGGTGGCTGTGGCCATGCAGCACATCCAGGACCCACCGATCCCCCCCAGCCACTATAATCCGGCTATTCCTCCTGCCCTCGAGGAGATTATTCTGCGCTGCCTGGAAAAGATCCCAGAGATGCGCTATCGCGATGGCAGTGCTCTGGCTCGCGCTCTGGAGGCCCTTGGCGAAACCGAGCTCGCAGAGCCTGTCGTCGATGTGGCTGCAGCACCAACCGTGGTCACTTCCCCTTACCGGCCCTCGTCCTCCGGCGTCGGGCATGGTCTGGTCAATGAGGCCCCTGCCGCAGCTGCTGCCCCTGGCTACGATCAGCGCCCCCTCCCTGGCGGCGCATTGGCAGCTTCTCCTTACGCCCCCCCCGAGGCAGCCCCCGCTCCCGGGCCTGCACCCTATGGGGGCTTTGTTCAGTCAGGCACCACTCGTCCTTTCCAGCGCGATGCGATCGCCGGTGAGCGAAGTTCACGCTTAGCTGGTATTATCACTGCTCTTATCCTTATCGCCACCGTCCTGCTCCTCGGCTTCAGCATCTATCTGGCTTCTATTTTGGGATTCGTGCCTTTTCTACACCTTTCTACCCAGGCAACTCCTGCCCCGCCCGAGGTGCCTGTTCCATCGCTGATCGGCCTCACCTACCAGCAGGCTCTGACCCGCGCAACCAATGCAGGCTTTACGCTGCAGGTCCACAACGGCCTGACCTCGGGCTACGTGGTTCGACAGTCGCCGCAGCCACCTGCCCTGGCCCCACGTGGCTCGACGATCCTGGTCGACTTGCAAGAGCGACCGACACGGGTCATTGTTCCCGATGGACTGGTGGGCAACACGCTGGCTGGGGCGGAACGCATTCTGCGTAGCCAGGGCATTCCCTTTACGGTCCAGTCCGACGGCACTGATCCCACAAAGCCAGCCAACTACGTTGACCGCACTTCGCCGAAGAGCGGCGAGGAGTTGCCCAACGGCCAGAGCGTGATTCTCTACGTGGTGAATCTCAGCACTGGCTCACCGACCTCCGTCCCAACGCCATCGCCGACGCCGTCACCAACACCATCGCCATCGCCGTCACCAACACCATCGCCATCGCCGTCACCAACACCATCGCCATCGCCGTCACCAACGGCCCACCCTCAGCCTTCGGTGACAGTACCACCCAGCTCCCCTTAG
- the selB gene encoding selenocysteine-specific translation elongation factor: protein MTCIGTAGHIDHGKSTLVKALTGIDPDRLTEEKVRGMTIDLGFAWLTLPNGREVSLIDVPGHEGFIKNMLAGVGGIDVALLVVAADEGAMPQTREHLAILDLLQVRSGVVALTKADLVDEEWLALVSEEIATLLQPTSLAGAPIVPVSAISGQGIATLLSYLQEATARAPERPDRGHPRLPVDRVFTLAGFGTIVTGTLIDGCFQSGQEVEILPRGLKARIRGLQRHRHAITVAQPGERTALNLAGIGHQEIERGDVVTLPGLLQSTTLIDVRLRLLADAPRPLSHNALVDFYCGSQVVPATVRLLESDELAPGDSAWAQLRLQQPTVVARHDRFIVRIPSPSLTIGGGEVIDAHPRYHRRRRSEVLQHLATLAQGNPEAIVLTHLEQPGRRATGTTHLQWPAYETAELAHLSNLTQPVTRQALETLLTQRRVRRVGTYWFAQSVWQALSEAALRLVRDYHAQFPLRNGLSKEEWRSRLHLPPRLALEVFETLRSEGLLTEAGSAGLLRLPEFTPTLSAEQQRQVERLLQAFRENPFMPPTRGEAEALIGAELVNALLERGELVKMGDGTILFLREAYERAVALITSYLQEHGTITVAQARDLLGTTRKYVLPLLEHMDEQRITRRVGDTRVRFPQAAGI, encoded by the coding sequence ATGACATGTATAGGAACAGCCGGGCACATTGATCACGGAAAATCAACCCTCGTCAAGGCCCTGACAGGCATCGATCCAGATCGTCTGACCGAAGAGAAAGTTCGCGGCATGACGATCGATCTCGGCTTTGCCTGGCTGACCTTGCCGAATGGGCGCGAAGTCAGCCTCATCGATGTTCCGGGTCATGAGGGCTTCATCAAGAACATGCTGGCCGGAGTGGGAGGCATCGATGTCGCCTTGCTGGTAGTGGCTGCCGACGAGGGAGCGATGCCACAGACTCGCGAGCATCTGGCCATTCTCGATTTGCTGCAGGTTCGCAGCGGCGTGGTGGCCTTGACCAAGGCTGACCTGGTCGATGAGGAATGGCTGGCCCTGGTCAGCGAGGAGATTGCCACGCTGCTCCAGCCCACCAGTCTGGCGGGCGCTCCCATCGTGCCCGTCTCGGCCATCAGCGGCCAGGGGATAGCCACCCTGCTTAGCTACCTGCAAGAAGCAACCGCGAGAGCGCCAGAGCGCCCCGACCGGGGCCATCCCCGCCTCCCTGTCGATCGCGTTTTTACCCTCGCTGGCTTCGGCACCATTGTCACAGGGACGCTCATCGATGGCTGCTTCCAGTCAGGGCAAGAGGTCGAGATTCTGCCACGCGGCCTCAAGGCCCGGATTCGCGGCCTCCAGCGCCATCGGCACGCTATTACCGTCGCCCAGCCCGGAGAACGCACGGCCCTCAATCTGGCCGGCATTGGACACCAGGAAATAGAGCGAGGCGACGTGGTGACCCTGCCGGGCCTGCTGCAGTCGACCACCCTGATCGATGTCCGCCTGCGCCTGCTGGCCGATGCTCCACGCCCGCTGAGCCACAACGCCCTGGTTGATTTCTACTGCGGCTCCCAGGTAGTACCGGCCACTGTGCGCCTGCTGGAGAGCGACGAGCTGGCCCCCGGTGACAGTGCCTGGGCTCAACTACGTCTACAGCAGCCGACCGTGGTTGCACGCCACGACCGCTTCATCGTGCGCATTCCCTCACCCAGCCTGACGATCGGGGGCGGCGAGGTCATCGACGCTCACCCACGCTATCACCGCCGACGCCGCAGTGAGGTGCTGCAGCACCTGGCAACCCTGGCCCAGGGCAATCCCGAAGCCATCGTCTTGACCCATCTCGAACAGCCAGGACGCCGCGCGACAGGCACAACGCATCTCCAGTGGCCAGCCTACGAAACCGCCGAGCTGGCCCACCTGAGTAATCTCACCCAGCCTGTGACGCGGCAGGCCCTGGAGACGTTGTTAACTCAGAGACGAGTGCGACGTGTGGGAACATACTGGTTCGCGCAGAGTGTCTGGCAGGCCCTCAGCGAGGCGGCCCTCCGCCTGGTCCGCGACTACCATGCGCAGTTTCCTTTGCGCAACGGACTGTCGAAAGAGGAATGGCGCTCCCGCCTCCACCTGCCACCACGCCTGGCACTGGAGGTTTTCGAAACTCTGCGCAGCGAGGGCCTGCTCACGGAAGCTGGCAGCGCGGGCCTGCTTCGCCTCCCCGAGTTTACACCAACCTTGAGCGCTGAGCAGCAGCGACAGGTCGAGCGTTTACTGCAAGCCTTCCGTGAGAATCCATTTATGCCGCCAACGCGCGGCGAGGCCGAAGCCCTGATCGGGGCGGAGCTAGTGAATGCGCTGCTTGAGCGTGGTGAGCTAGTGAAGATGGGGGATGGGACCATCCTTTTTCTGCGCGAAGCCTATGAGAGAGCGGTAGCACTTATCACATCCTATTTGCAAGAGCATGGTACCATTACTGTAGCTCAGGCGCGCGATCTGCTGGGAACGACGCGCAAGTACGTCTTACCCCTTCTGGAACATATGGACGAACAGCGTATTACGCGGCGGGTAGGCGATACCCGCGTTCGCTTTCCCCAAGCAGCAGGCATCTGA
- a CDS encoding AMP-binding protein has protein sequence MTMTQSSASEGATAPVARQWSYASGPSDVPLLGLTIGDLFDQTVERFPDHPALIARHQGIRLTYRQLQAEVNRCARALMQLGIQKGERVGIWAPNCAEWCITQFATAKIGAILVNINPAYRLHEVEYALSQSGCKALITAAAFKSSNYIEMLTSLAPELASSAPGELHAARLPELRLIVQLGEQAVPGMLRWSELLAQAEAVSDEALRARQREQEFDDAINIQYTSGTTGYPKGATLSHHNILNNGYFVARLQGFTHEDRLCIPVPLYHCFGMVMGNLGCVTHGATMVYPAESFEPRAVLEAVQEERCTALYGVPTMFIAELEHPDFEQFDLSSLRTGVMAGSPCPVEVMRKVIEKMHMKQVEICYGMTETSPVSTQTRLDDPLEKRVSTVGQVHPHLEIKIVDPTSGKVVAVGQPGELCTRGYSVMLGYWSNPEATAQAIDRARWMHTGDLAVMDADGYINIVGRIKDMIIRGGENVYPREIEEFLYTHPKISDVQVIGVPDAKYGEEIMAWIKLKPGEQATPEEIRAFCQGQIAHYKIPRYIKFVDGFPMTVTGKIQKFVMREQAIQELGLQEAARIQTA, from the coding sequence ATGACCATGACTCAATCATCCGCATCTGAAGGGGCCACAGCGCCTGTGGCCCGGCAATGGAGCTATGCCAGCGGTCCCAGCGATGTCCCGCTGCTGGGTCTGACCATCGGCGATCTCTTTGATCAGACAGTTGAGCGCTTCCCTGACCATCCTGCTCTGATTGCCCGCCATCAGGGTATCCGCCTCACCTATCGCCAGCTGCAGGCCGAGGTCAATCGTTGTGCCAGGGCCCTGATGCAGCTCGGCATTCAGAAGGGCGAGCGGGTCGGGATCTGGGCCCCTAACTGTGCTGAGTGGTGCATTACGCAGTTTGCGACGGCCAAGATTGGGGCCATTCTGGTCAATATCAATCCCGCCTATCGCCTGCATGAGGTCGAGTATGCTCTCTCTCAGTCGGGCTGTAAGGCCCTGATCACCGCTGCCGCCTTTAAGTCCTCCAACTACATCGAAATGCTGACCTCGCTGGCACCCGAGCTGGCAAGCTCTGCACCGGGCGAGCTGCACGCCGCGCGTTTGCCCGAGCTGCGCCTGATTGTCCAGCTCGGCGAACAGGCGGTGCCCGGTATGCTGCGCTGGAGCGAGCTGCTGGCCCAGGCTGAGGCTGTCAGCGATGAGGCATTAAGGGCAAGACAAAGAGAGCAAGAATTTGATGATGCGATCAATATTCAGTATACTAGCGGCACAACCGGGTATCCCAAAGGGGCGACGCTGAGCCACCACAACATTCTCAATAATGGTTATTTCGTGGCTCGCCTGCAGGGCTTCACCCACGAGGATCGGCTGTGTATTCCGGTGCCTCTCTACCACTGCTTCGGGATGGTGATGGGCAATCTGGGTTGTGTGACGCACGGGGCGACGATGGTTTACCCGGCGGAGAGCTTTGAGCCGCGAGCCGTGCTGGAGGCGGTCCAGGAAGAGCGCTGTACAGCCCTCTATGGGGTGCCGACCATGTTCATCGCCGAGCTGGAGCACCCCGACTTTGAGCAGTTCGATCTGAGCAGCCTGCGCACGGGCGTGATGGCTGGTTCTCCCTGTCCGGTGGAAGTGATGCGCAAGGTCATCGAGAAGATGCATATGAAGCAGGTGGAGATCTGCTACGGGATGACGGAGACGTCGCCCGTCTCGACCCAGACCAGGCTTGATGACCCTCTGGAGAAGCGCGTGAGCACAGTGGGGCAGGTGCATCCGCATCTGGAGATCAAGATTGTCGATCCGACGAGCGGTAAGGTGGTAGCTGTAGGCCAGCCGGGCGAGCTATGTACGCGCGGCTATAGCGTGATGCTGGGGTATTGGAGTAATCCCGAGGCCACGGCTCAGGCCATCGATCGGGCGCGCTGGATGCACACCGGCGATCTGGCGGTCATGGATGCCGACGGGTACATCAACATCGTGGGGCGCATCAAGGATATGATCATTCGGGGCGGTGAGAATGTCTATCCACGTGAGATTGAGGAGTTCCTTTATACGCATCCCAAGATCAGTGATGTCCAGGTGATCGGGGTTCCAGATGCGAAGTATGGCGAGGAGATCATGGCCTGGATCAAGCTCAAGCCGGGCGAGCAGGCCACGCCGGAGGAGATCCGTGCCTTCTGTCAGGGGCAGATCGCCCATTACAAGATCCCGCGCTATATCAAGTTCGTCGATGGTTTCCCCATGACGGTGACGGGCAAGATCCAGAAGTTTGTCATGCGCGAGCAGGCTATTCAGGAGCTGGGCTTGCAGGAGGCTGCTCGTATCCAGACGGCCTAG
- a CDS encoding DUF6585 family protein, with protein MQQECSPWQPVPASILRQAEARGLGDWLFSYRLPQKTWGCLFLLLALLFMELIFVGSPLALGALITLGITLGLLVLWAFWTFDTSRSRLDLFSNGFIHTSPLNQQIFPWKEIKTLWRGTYENSSDTQSAGVQDIDTIKIRDKQGRGFEISTFHKLSEHERARICDTIESYFVATHLPALLEGYQRGEILNFDPLYVSRDGLLNKGDFLPWSQVEKIEIGPERIVIRREGRTSDWYHTWVPLQPNACLLKALVEIVHLAAR; from the coding sequence ATGCAGCAAGAATGCTCACCCTGGCAGCCAGTTCCTGCTTCTATCCTGAGACAGGCAGAGGCCAGGGGGCTTGGCGACTGGCTCTTTAGCTATAGACTGCCCCAGAAGACCTGGGGCTGCCTCTTTCTCCTCCTTGCTTTGCTTTTCATGGAGCTGATCTTCGTCGGCAGCCCGCTTGCCCTTGGCGCTCTGATCACACTGGGTATAACCCTTGGACTGCTCGTCCTCTGGGCTTTCTGGACATTCGATACTTCCCGCAGCCGCCTTGATCTCTTCAGCAACGGCTTTATACACACCAGCCCCCTCAACCAGCAGATCTTTCCCTGGAAGGAGATCAAGACGCTCTGGCGAGGCACCTACGAGAACAGCAGCGATACTCAATCCGCAGGAGTACAGGACATCGATACGATCAAGATCAGGGACAAGCAAGGCAGAGGCTTCGAGATCTCCACCTTTCATAAACTGAGTGAGCATGAACGGGCGCGCATCTGCGATACCATCGAGAGTTATTTTGTCGCCACCCACCTTCCTGCCCTTCTGGAAGGCTATCAACGGGGCGAGATTTTAAACTTTGATCCGCTATACGTCAGCCGAGACGGCCTGTTGAACAAAGGGGATTTCTTGCCCTGGAGCCAGGTCGAAAAGATCGAGATTGGGCCAGAGCGCATCGTCATTCGGCGCGAGGGACGGACCTCGGACTGGTATCACACCTGGGTTCCGCTCCAGCCTAATGCCTGCCTCCTCAAAGCCCTGGTCGAGATTGTGCACCTGGCTGCTCGCTAG
- the alr gene encoding alanine racemase → MILLDHLLEATGGRLAFSGRQQQFPAFNHDTRQLLPGELFVAVRGERGDGHDYWQDALRHGAGGLLIEGRYFNALSEEQRTTMQESGAAVVVVADTRQALQAYGRAILARWQPTVIAVTGSTGKTTTKEAIAHVLERYFATFRSWQNYNDLLGLPLSLGRLEEHHEYAVVELGCDHPGEIGDLCRIAQPRIGVLTNISPTQLQYFGSLERLAAELISLATYLPAEGTLVVNGDDELIRRLLRRGEDRQLQAFTAAALEQVLVSWQGTEARWPGRGPALRTRLLGAHFVTTMLAAWTVGRLCGLPAEQVSEALAEFAPLSGRLNPLPGLRRTWLLDDTHNAAPASMLAGLETLARLPARRRIAVLGDMLNLGSFEEEGHALVGQAAAGQVDYLVTRGERAALIAEAAREAGLPAERIVQTSTHEDAARAVLALLEEAEQPAEGEPRDVVLIKGSEEARMERVTERLLADPAQAPDRLVRQTPGWKQIVRMRPERPTWLEIDLSAIANNTRRIKELVGPGVQVLASLKADAYGHGALKVARTVLLNGASRLGVATVSEATPLREAGITAPILVFGYVPHWQMREAIRLDLTITLYSSEAAQALSRAAQALQRTVKVHLKVDTGMGRLGIRAEEIEAIVGLAREITRLPGLELEGIFTHFAMADARDQSYTRRQLTRFQQVLQALEAEGLRPPLAHAANSAATLTVPEAHFDMVRPGIALYGLDPSPEVRLPPGFRPALSFKTQVAQVKLVPEGECIGYGCTYVTTRPTRIAVLPVGYADGFRRAPRTWGSVLIHGREAPIVGRVCMDQCMIDVTDIPGVRVGDEVVLIGRQGEATLTAEQVAERLGTINYEVVSEILARVPRVD, encoded by the coding sequence ATGATCTTGCTGGATCACCTTCTGGAGGCGACTGGAGGGAGGTTAGCTTTTTCTGGACGTCAACAGCAGTTTCCAGCTTTCAACCACGATACACGTCAATTGCTACCCGGCGAGCTGTTTGTGGCTGTCCGCGGCGAGCGCGGCGATGGACACGATTACTGGCAAGATGCCCTGCGCCACGGAGCTGGGGGCCTGCTGATCGAGGGCCGCTACTTCAACGCGCTCTCCGAGGAGCAGCGCACCACTATGCAGGAGAGTGGCGCAGCAGTGGTGGTGGTTGCAGATACACGTCAGGCGCTGCAAGCCTATGGGCGGGCCATCCTGGCCCGCTGGCAGCCTACAGTAATCGCGGTCACAGGGAGCACCGGGAAAACGACGACGAAGGAAGCTATCGCCCATGTGCTTGAGCGCTATTTTGCCACCTTCAGGAGCTGGCAGAATTATAATGATTTGCTGGGCCTGCCCCTCTCGCTGGGACGCCTGGAGGAGCACCATGAGTATGCAGTCGTCGAGTTGGGCTGCGACCATCCAGGTGAGATCGGCGATCTCTGCCGCATCGCCCAACCTCGCATCGGGGTGCTGACTAATATTAGCCCGACCCAGTTGCAGTATTTCGGGAGCCTGGAGCGCCTGGCCGCGGAGTTGATCAGCCTGGCGACTTATCTGCCCGCCGAGGGCACGCTGGTGGTCAACGGGGACGATGAGCTGATTCGCCGCCTGCTGCGACGGGGTGAGGATCGCCAGCTCCAGGCTTTTACCGCCGCGGCTCTGGAGCAGGTGCTCGTCTCCTGGCAGGGGACAGAAGCCCGCTGGCCAGGCCGTGGGCCGGCGCTCAGAACGCGCTTGCTCGGCGCGCATTTTGTGACAACTATGCTGGCCGCCTGGACCGTGGGCCGCTTGTGCGGGTTGCCCGCTGAGCAGGTGAGCGAGGCCCTGGCGGAATTTGCTCCGTTGTCAGGTCGCCTGAATCCTCTGCCCGGCCTGCGACGGACCTGGCTGCTGGATGATACGCACAATGCAGCACCGGCTTCAATGCTGGCAGGACTGGAGACGCTGGCACGCTTGCCGGCGAGACGACGCATCGCCGTGCTGGGCGATATGCTTAATCTGGGAAGCTTCGAAGAGGAAGGCCACGCCCTCGTCGGCCAGGCGGCTGCAGGTCAGGTCGACTATCTGGTGACCCGCGGCGAACGAGCGGCGCTGATCGCTGAGGCGGCACGCGAGGCCGGCCTGCCCGCTGAGCGCATCGTCCAGACCTCAACCCATGAGGATGCAGCACGGGCCGTGCTCGCTCTATTGGAAGAGGCCGAGCAGCCAGCAGAAGGGGAGCCTCGCGATGTGGTGCTCATCAAAGGCTCCGAGGAGGCCCGCATGGAGCGCGTGACGGAGCGCTTGCTGGCAGATCCTGCCCAGGCCCCCGATCGCCTGGTGCGCCAGACACCAGGCTGGAAGCAGATTGTGCGCATGCGCCCGGAGCGACCAACCTGGTTGGAGATCGATCTGAGCGCCATCGCCAATAATACGCGGCGCATCAAGGAACTGGTAGGACCTGGCGTGCAGGTGCTGGCCAGTCTGAAGGCCGATGCCTATGGACATGGGGCCTTGAAGGTTGCTCGCACGGTGCTGCTGAATGGGGCCAGCAGACTGGGCGTGGCCACGGTTAGCGAGGCTACTCCCTTGCGCGAAGCGGGTATTACTGCCCCGATCCTGGTCTTTGGCTACGTGCCTCACTGGCAGATGCGCGAGGCGATCCGCCTGGACCTGACGATTACGCTCTATTCGAGCGAAGCCGCACAGGCGCTCTCACGCGCTGCCCAGGCCCTGCAGCGTACGGTGAAGGTTCACCTGAAGGTGGATACAGGCATGGGACGCCTGGGCATCCGCGCTGAGGAGATCGAGGCCATTGTGGGGCTGGCACGTGAGATCACCCGCCTGCCAGGTTTGGAGCTGGAGGGGATCTTTACCCATTTCGCGATGGCCGATGCTCGCGATCAGTCCTATACCCGCAGACAGCTGACACGCTTTCAGCAGGTGCTGCAGGCTCTGGAGGCCGAAGGGCTGCGCCCGCCGCTGGCCCATGCCGCCAATAGCGCCGCAACGCTGACAGTGCCAGAGGCACATTTCGATATGGTACGGCCCGGGATCGCCCTCTATGGTCTCGATCCCTCGCCAGAGGTCCGGCTGCCTCCGGGATTTCGGCCAGCACTCTCTTTTAAGACACAGGTGGCTCAGGTGAAGCTCGTTCCAGAGGGCGAGTGCATCGGCTATGGCTGTACCTATGTGACAACACGCCCGACGCGCATTGCAGTCCTGCCGGTCGGCTACGCCGATGGCTTCCGACGCGCTCCCCGTACCTGGGGTTCGGTGCTGATTCATGGCCGGGAAGCCCCTATCGTGGGCCGGGTCTGTATGGATCAGTGCATGATCGATGTCACGGATATCCCCGGGGTGCGCGTGGGCGATGAGGTGGTGCTGATCGGGCGCCAGGGCGAGGCAACGCTGACAGCGGAGCAGGTGGCCGAACGCTTGGGCACGATTAATTATGAGGTGGTGTCGGAGATTCTGGCGCGCGTGCCCCGGGTCGATTGA
- the dprA gene encoding DNA-processing protein DprA, with protein MSDPMDDITALPAPASAQASTSTSSDESPCDPLSEEERSYWVAFSRIRGIGPASFKKLLTFFHGDLAAAWNAGRAELLYAGLHTRLVESLLRQRTSIAPEEELARLQRLDIEALTLRDQLYPPALRRLSDAPPVLYVRGQLSPNDRCALAIVGTRRMSAYGKLVTEHLATELARHRVTIVSGLAVGVDTAAHLAALTAGGRTIAVLACGLDVLYPGSNVNLARRIVSSGQGALLSEYPPGVYPDSGNFPARNRIIAGLALGVLVTEAPQKSGALITARHALEAGRDVFAVPGNMFSRGSEGVNRLIQDGAHLIIGVQDILDTLNLFTVSQCLELQQTLPEDPLERQLLALLNHEPRHIDELIRSSGLPAPSVAATLLTLELKGMIKQVGAMYYVLAR; from the coding sequence ATGAGCGATCCAATGGATGACATCACTGCTCTCCCAGCTCCGGCATCGGCGCAAGCAAGCACCTCCACCTCTTCTGACGAGTCTCCCTGCGATCCTCTTTCTGAGGAAGAACGCTCGTACTGGGTAGCTTTTAGTCGCATCCGTGGGATTGGGCCAGCCAGCTTCAAGAAGCTTCTGACTTTCTTCCACGGTGACCTGGCTGCCGCCTGGAACGCTGGGCGCGCAGAGCTGCTCTACGCCGGTCTCCACACCCGTCTTGTGGAAAGCTTGCTCCGACAGCGCACGTCGATTGCTCCCGAGGAGGAGCTTGCTCGTTTGCAGCGTCTGGATATTGAGGCGCTGACACTCAGAGATCAGCTCTATCCGCCAGCCTTGCGGCGTCTGAGCGATGCGCCTCCCGTACTCTACGTGCGGGGTCAGCTCAGCCCCAATGATCGCTGTGCTCTGGCTATTGTGGGAACCCGCCGCATGAGCGCCTATGGCAAGCTGGTCACAGAGCATCTGGCAACGGAGTTGGCCCGCCACAGGGTGACGATTGTCAGTGGTCTGGCGGTCGGCGTCGATACAGCAGCTCACCTGGCGGCTCTGACGGCTGGGGGACGCACGATCGCGGTCCTGGCCTGCGGTCTGGATGTCCTCTATCCAGGGTCGAATGTCAATCTGGCGCGCCGCATCGTCAGCTCAGGTCAGGGGGCCTTGCTAAGCGAGTATCCTCCCGGCGTCTATCCTGATAGCGGCAATTTTCCTGCCCGCAACCGCATTATCGCCGGCCTGGCGCTGGGCGTGCTGGTGACCGAGGCTCCCCAGAAGAGCGGCGCGCTGATCACGGCCCGTCATGCGCTGGAGGCTGGCCGCGATGTCTTTGCTGTCCCCGGCAATATGTTTTCCCGCGGGAGTGAGGGAGTCAATCGCTTAATCCAGGATGGAGCCCATTTGATTATCGGTGTGCAGGATATCCTGGATACGCTCAACCTGTTTACGGTTTCACAGTGCCTGGAGCTGCAACAGACGCTGCCGGAAGACCCGCTCGAACGCCAATTGCTGGCCTTGCTGAACCATGAGCCTCGCCATATCGATGAGCTGATTCGCTCGTCAGGATTGCCCGCGCCAAGCGTGGCCGCGACGTTGCTGACCCTGGAGCTAAAGGGTATGATAAAACAGGTGGGCGCGATGTACTACGTGCTGGCCCGCTAA